The sequence TTCAGAGATCATGGGGTCCGGGTCGATGGACCTCGCCGTGGGTTGTTCCGGCATCGAGGCGATCGATAGCAACTTCGCTCGAACGGATCTCTACGGGGAACCCAAGGTCGGAGGAGTGGATCTCGTGGCCAACGAGATCACCGCGGGCTCCGCTCTGTTGTTCGGCCAGACTGACGAGCGGATTCCGGTCGTCGTCGCCCGCGGGCTCGACTATGAGGACGGCGAGGGTGTACCGAACGCCGGGGGACTGATCCGACGGGGGCTGCGAAAAACGATCCAGTTGACGACCCGATTGAAAGCCCGTGAGTGGTTTTAATTCATCTCTAGGTTATCGTTGATTCGAAATCAATGCCAAAATTAATAAATTCAATCCAACATCAATTCCATATGCCCTCTCGCCGTCAACTACTGTGTGCGAGTGGACTGGCGCTTGGCGCCACCTTCGCCGGATGTTCGGCCGTCCCTGTCCCCCGTCCAAAACTGGATTTCGCAATCGATAATGCTCGTTCAACAACCGTCCCAGTCGATATCAGGTTCTTCCGACCGGATATCGCAGAGCGAAGTGAGGCCCTAGTCTATCAAAACACGGTCGAGGTGCCACCCCGTGACAATCCGGATGACCTCTGGCAAGTCATGGATGTGGCACCCGATCGCCGATATCGTATCAAACTCCTCGTCGGAAGCCCCTCCAAATCGCACCATTATCACTACCATCCGGACTGCTCGGACGACAACCCGTATGATATTGGCGCCGTGGCAAACCTCCTTCAGGGCGGCGGCGTTAGATTTACCCAAACCACGTGTTCAGACGACGAACCCTTCCTGTGACGGATATATCCTCGGTATCGAGCGGGTGCCACTTTTGTTAACTGCGCTTCTCTGGTGAATGATATGCGCTATCAATTTAGCACAGATATATTGACATTGACTGAGTAGGTTTGAATTCTCTTTGTAACTCCGGAGGGGCAATCCGTGAGACAGCTTCTAATTGCCTTCAGTCCGGTTCTTGCTCCACCAAAATGCAATCAGAACAAAGGCAAATCCTTCGAGTCTGGCGAGTTTGTATACCCACGGCTTAAACTCGAATGTTGCCTCCTCCGTCGTCGTAATATCCATCATGTAATCTATGACTTGTCTTGGGAAGAGCAATTCAATAAGACCAAAGACTGCCAAAACGATTCGGAGTATCATAGTCCAAAATTTTGCCGCCGCCAGCAAATAATCAGCGAGGATTCTACCGGTCTGAAAACAAGTGTGTTTGTTACCATCCCCTCCACAATGTGCGCATTGCTGAATTCGCGCGTTGTATTCAGCAACGATCGAATGTTTCCATCCGGCTGATGACAAAAACTGACTGCTGAAGATAGACCATCAAGTCAGCAGAGGTTCTACCGTCATCTTCGGGAAAAGCAGACGAGGGGTGATTTCAGGAATTTTCATTCGACACCTGGGGTGTCGTCCGCTCAGCGGATCGTGTAGCATGACGAGTAGTAATTCACAGACTGAGGCTGTTTTTGATCGCAGCATCGATCTTCGCCATTCGCGTTGCCGGCACCGACCCGATATTTTTCGTTACTCGTTTGCTAATATCGACAACACGGATCTGACTGAGATCGGCCACCGAATCGTGATTGAGAGTAGTGTTCGATGCAAGGACTTCCACCTCAAACGGGTAGATGTCAGTGGGATCGTATTGCTTCGTGAAGGGGGCG is a genomic window of Halanaeroarchaeum sulfurireducens containing:
- a CDS encoding type II toxin-antitoxin system PemK/MazF family toxin yields the protein MKVRRGDIVTVELNPTKGSEQQGSNRPCVVIQNDVGNQHSPTTIVAPFTKQYDPTDIYPFEVEVLASNTTLNHDSVADLSQIRVVDISKRVTKNIGSVPATRMAKIDAAIKNSLSL